A genome region from Setaria italica strain Yugu1 chromosome III, Setaria_italica_v2.0, whole genome shotgun sequence includes the following:
- the LOC101786815 gene encoding vacuolar cation/proton exchanger 1b has translation MPAAAAHTTTTTTTTYSASTNALGPPLPYWAVGREEHRWHVGMDSAAAATGLLEPGAKELAARSLGRTAHNMSSSSLRKKSDLALLRKVPCASLRRLLDNLQQVLLATKLVLLFPAVILALAARFFHFGQEWIFVLSLIGLIPLAERLSFLTEQVAFYTGPTVGGLLNATFGNVTEVIIAIFALYEGKVLVVKCSLLGSILSNLLLVLGTSLFFGGLANLGKEQPYDRMQADVSTGLLILGALCHSLPLMLRYSVSSGEHMMVSWDAGLELSRACSVVMLLAYVAYLFFQLKTHRQLFEPQEAEDDGDDSVSQDEAVLGFSSAIIWLGVMTLMTAVLSEFVVSTIEAASKSWELSVSFISIILIPIVGNAAEHAGAVIFAFKNKLDITLGVSLGSATQISMFVVPLSVLVAWIMGVPMDLDFNLLETGCLFLAILVTTFTLQDGSSHYLKGLLLLFCYIVIGICFFVLRQRGSGGNDGVDLGIGSKTWRI, from the exons ATGCCTGCGGCAGCCgcacacaccaccaccaccaccaccaccacctacaGCGCCTCCACCAACGCGCTCGGCCCGCCGCTGCCTTACTGGGCCGTCGGCCGGGAGGAGCACAGGTGGCACGTCGGAAtggactccgccgccgccgccacggggcTCCTCGAGCCCGGCGCCAAGGAGCTGGCCGCGCGCAGCCTCGGCCGCACCGCCCACAAcatgtcctcctcctcgctccgCAAGAAGTCCGATCTCGCCCTCCTCCGCAAGGTCCCCTGCGCGTCGCTCCGCCGGCTGCTCGACAACCTCCAGCAGGTCCTGCTCGCCACCAAGCTCGTCCTCCTCTTTCCCGCCGTCatcctcgcgctcgccgcgcgcTTCTTCCACTTCGGCCAG GAGTGGATATTTGTCCTTAGCTTAATTGGTCTAATTCCTCTTGCTGAGCGACTAAGCTTTCTGACGGA GCAGGTTGCATTTTACACGGGACCTACTG TGGGTGGACTATTGAATGCAACATTTGGAAATGTAACAGAGGTCATCATCGCAATCTTTGCCCTGTATGAAGGCAAGGTACTGGTGGTGAAATGCTCCCTGCTCGGCTCCATCCTGTCCAACTTGTTGCTTGTCCTTGGAACTTCCCTTTTCTTCGGTGGCCTGGCTAACCTTGGAAAAGAGCAGCCTTATGACAGA ATGCAAGCAGATGTCAGCACAGGACTTCTGATTCTTGGTGCACTATGCCACTCTCTGCCACTGATGCTGAGGTATTCTGTGAGTTCCGGGGAGCATATGATGGTCTCTTGGGATGCAGGATTGGAGCTGTCCCGAGCATGCAGTGTTGTCATGCTCCTGGCCTATGTAGCCTACCTTTTCTTCCAACTGAAGACCCATCGCCAACTCTTTGAGCCCCAAGAG gctgaagatgatggtgatgatTCGGTCTCCCAAGATGAGGCGGTCCTGGGATTTTCTAGTGCAATAATTTGGCTCGGAGTCATGACTCTGATGACAGCGGTATTGTCAGAATTTGTTGTGAGCACAATTGAG GCGGCATCAAAATCATGGGAACTATCTGTGAGTTTCATTAGCATCATCTTGATCCCAATAGTTGGTAATGCGGCAGAGCATGCTGGTGCAGTCATATTTGCTTTTAAGAACAAGCTG GACATCACCCTCGGAGTATCTTTGGGTTCTGCCACACAGATTTCCATGTTTGTG GTACCATTGAGTGTCCTTGTGGCTTGGATCATGGGAGTCCCAATGGATCTTGATTTCAACTTGCTTGAGACTGGTTGTTTGTTTCTTGCTATATTAGTGACCACCTTTACCCTCCAG GACGGATCATCGCATTATCTGAAGGGGCTGCTGCTTCTGTTTTGCTACATCGTCATCGGCATATGCTTTTTTGTTTTGAGGCAGCGTGGAA GTGGCGGCAACGACGGTGTGGATCTGGGCATAGGAAGCAAAACATGGAGGATTTAG
- the LOC101754292 gene encoding B2 protein, which produces MEGYDREFWQFSDQLRLQNNFSNLSIADSIWSSSTAPNNPLPDQGAAAAAGSWKAATNNAPGLIGAGSKLAFGNATTTNADRYNYFPANAAPDAKSNANNNSGGLAFSKNLNSPAAALGNDYYFSKNAGAMNANTNAGGDVIKSYFNKSVGRPANNNNNNSFNVGKKSAAAHDKKKSAGNGNGAGVDKRFKSLPASEALPRGEAIGGYIFVCNNDTMEENLKRQLFGLPSRYRDSVRAIRPGLPLFLYNYSTHQLHGIFEAASFGGSNIDPTAWEDKKCPGESRFPAQVRVATRKICDPLEEDAFRPILHHYDGPKFRLELSVPEALSLLDIFAEKVFA; this is translated from the exons ATGGAGGGCTACGACCGCGAGTTCTGGCAGTTCAGCGACCAGCTGCGGCTGCAGAACAACTTCTCCAACCTCTCCATCGCCGACTCCATCTGGTCCTCCTCTACCGCCCCCAACAACCCCCTGCCCGACCAgggcgccgcagccgccgccggctcgtGGAAGGCCGCCACCAACAACGCCCCCGGCCtcatcggcgccggcagcaaGCTCGCCTTCGGcaacgccaccaccaccaacgcCGACCGCTACAACTACTTCCCCGCCAACGCCGCTCCCGACGCCAAGAGCAACGCCAACAACAACTCCGGCGGCCTCGCCTTCAGCAAGAACCTCAAcagcccggccgccgccctcggCAACGACTACTACTTCAGCAAGAACGCCGGCGCCATGAACGCCAACAccaacgccggcggcgacgtcaTCAAGAGCTACTTCAACAAGTCCGTCGGCAGGCCggccaacaacaacaataacaactcCTTCAACGTCGGCAAGaagagcgccgccgcccacgacaagaagaagagcgccggcaacggcaacggcgcCGGCGTCGACAAGAGGTTCAAGAGCCTGCCGGCGTCGGAGGCGCTGCCCAGGGGCGAGGCCATCGGCGGGTACATCTTCGTCTGCAACAACGACACCATGGAGGAGAACCTCAAGAGGCAGCTCTTCG GGCTGCCGTCCAGGTACAGGGACTCGGTGAGGGCCATCCGGCCAGGCCTTCCCCTCTTCCTCTACAACTACTCCACCCACCAGCTCCACGGCATCTTTGAG GCTGCAAGCTTCGGCGGATCCAACATCGATCCAACAGCTTGGGAGGACAAGAAGTGCCCTGGAGAGTCCCGTTTCCCTGCTCAG GTGAGGGTTGCAACGAGGAAGATCTGCGACCCGCTGGAGGAGGACGCGTTCCGCCCCATCCTTCACCACTACGACGGCCCCAAGTTCAGGCTGGAGCTCAGTGTCCCAGAG GCGCTGTCGCTGCTCGATATCTTCGCGGAGAAAGTTTTTGCCTGA
- the LOC101753358 gene encoding DEAD-box ATP-dependent RNA helicase 15 isoform X2, with product MDVICQAKSGMGKTAVFVLSSLQQIDPVAGQVAALVLCHTRELAYQICHEFERFSKYLSEVKVAVFYGGVHIRKHKDLLKNECPHIVVGTPGRILALAREKDLSLKNVRHFILDECDKMLESLDMRRDVQEIFKMTPHDKQVMMFSATLSKEIRPVCKKFMQDPMEIYVDDEAKLTLHGLVQHYIKLTEAEKNRKLNDLLDALDFNQVVIFVKSVSRAAELNKLLCECNFPSICIHSGMTQEERLTRYKNFKEGHKRILVATDLVGRGIDIERVNIVINYDMPDSADTYLHRVGRAGRFGTKGLAITFVSSASDSDVLNQVQERFEVDIKELPEQIDTSTYMPS from the exons ATGGATGTCATATGTCAAGCAAAATCTGGGATGGGCAAGACTGCAGTTTTTGTCCTTTCATCCCTCCAACAAATTGACCCTGTTGCGGGTCAGGTAGCAGCACTTGTACTGTGCCACACAAGGGAACTGGCTTACCAG ATATGCCACGAGTTTGAGAGGTTCAGCAAATATCTGTCTGAAGTTAAAGTTGCTGTCTTCTACGGAGGAGTTCACATCAGGAAGCATAAAGATTTGCTGAAGAATGAATGCCCTCATATTGTGGTCGGCACTCCAGGAAGGATACTTGCTCTTGCCAGAGAGAAGGATCTCTCCCTCAAGAATGTGCGGCATTTCATCCTTGATGAATGTGACAAGATGCTCGAGTCACTTG ATATGCGGAGAGATGTCCAGGAGATCTTCAAAATGACTCCTCATGACAAGCAAGTCATGATGTTTTCAGCAACACTCAGCAAGGAGATCCGTCCTGTATGCAAGAAATTTATGCAAGAT CCGATGGAAATTTATGTTGATGATGAGGCAAAATTGACCCTCCATGGTCTTGTACAG CACTACATAAAACTTACCGAGGCAGAGAAGAATAGGAAACTGAACGATCTCTTGGATGCTCTTGATTTCAACCAAGTTGTGATATTCGTGAAGAGTGTTAGCAGGGCTGCAGAGCTGAATAAGTTGCTTTGTGAGTGCAACTTCCCTTCAATCTGCATCCATTCTGGGATGACCCAGGAAGAAAG GTTAACCCGGTACAAGAACTTCAAGGAAGGCCACAAGAGAATTCTTGTGGCTACAGATTTAGTTGGCAGGGGCATTGATATTGAGCGGGTCAACATTGTCATAAACTATGACATGCCAGACTCAGCAGATACATATTTGCACAGG GTTGGTAGGGCTGGACGTTTTGGCACAAAGGGACTTGCAATTACCTTTGTTTCCTCTGCCTCAGATTCTGATGTTCTTAACCAA GTGCAAGAAAGGTTCGAGGTGGACATAAAGGAACTGCCTGAGCAAATTGACACTTCCACATACA TGCCATCATAA
- the LOC101753358 gene encoding DEAD-box ATP-dependent RNA helicase 15 isoform X1 — protein sequence MMGEAKENDVYEEELLDYEEDDDKTVDGSAAKPTGEVAKKGYVGIHSSGFRDFLLKPELLRAIQDCGFEHPSEVQHECIPQAILGMDVICQAKSGMGKTAVFVLSSLQQIDPVAGQVAALVLCHTRELAYQICHEFERFSKYLSEVKVAVFYGGVHIRKHKDLLKNECPHIVVGTPGRILALAREKDLSLKNVRHFILDECDKMLESLDMRRDVQEIFKMTPHDKQVMMFSATLSKEIRPVCKKFMQDPMEIYVDDEAKLTLHGLVQHYIKLTEAEKNRKLNDLLDALDFNQVVIFVKSVSRAAELNKLLCECNFPSICIHSGMTQEERLTRYKNFKEGHKRILVATDLVGRGIDIERVNIVINYDMPDSADTYLHRVGRAGRFGTKGLAITFVSSASDSDVLNQVQERFEVDIKELPEQIDTSTYMPS from the exons AT GATGGGAGAGGCCAAGGAGAACGACGTCTACGAGGAGGAGCTCCTGGActacgaggaggacgacgacaagACGGTCGATGGCTCCGCCGCCAAGCCCACCGGAGAGGTCGCGAAGAA GGGCTACGTCGGCATCCACAGTTCCGGGTTCAGAGACTTCCTTCTCAAGCCAGAGCTGCTTCGTGCTATCCAGGACTGTGGTTTTGAGCATCCATCCGAAG TGCAACACGAGTGCATCCCTCAAGCAATTCTTGGAATGGATGTCATATGTCAAGCAAAATCTGGGATGGGCAAGACTGCAGTTTTTGTCCTTTCATCCCTCCAACAAATTGACCCTGTTGCGGGTCAGGTAGCAGCACTTGTACTGTGCCACACAAGGGAACTGGCTTACCAG ATATGCCACGAGTTTGAGAGGTTCAGCAAATATCTGTCTGAAGTTAAAGTTGCTGTCTTCTACGGAGGAGTTCACATCAGGAAGCATAAAGATTTGCTGAAGAATGAATGCCCTCATATTGTGGTCGGCACTCCAGGAAGGATACTTGCTCTTGCCAGAGAGAAGGATCTCTCCCTCAAGAATGTGCGGCATTTCATCCTTGATGAATGTGACAAGATGCTCGAGTCACTTG ATATGCGGAGAGATGTCCAGGAGATCTTCAAAATGACTCCTCATGACAAGCAAGTCATGATGTTTTCAGCAACACTCAGCAAGGAGATCCGTCCTGTATGCAAGAAATTTATGCAAGAT CCGATGGAAATTTATGTTGATGATGAGGCAAAATTGACCCTCCATGGTCTTGTACAG CACTACATAAAACTTACCGAGGCAGAGAAGAATAGGAAACTGAACGATCTCTTGGATGCTCTTGATTTCAACCAAGTTGTGATATTCGTGAAGAGTGTTAGCAGGGCTGCAGAGCTGAATAAGTTGCTTTGTGAGTGCAACTTCCCTTCAATCTGCATCCATTCTGGGATGACCCAGGAAGAAAG GTTAACCCGGTACAAGAACTTCAAGGAAGGCCACAAGAGAATTCTTGTGGCTACAGATTTAGTTGGCAGGGGCATTGATATTGAGCGGGTCAACATTGTCATAAACTATGACATGCCAGACTCAGCAGATACATATTTGCACAGG GTTGGTAGGGCTGGACGTTTTGGCACAAAGGGACTTGCAATTACCTTTGTTTCCTCTGCCTCAGATTCTGATGTTCTTAACCAA GTGCAAGAAAGGTTCGAGGTGGACATAAAGGAACTGCCTGAGCAAATTGACACTTCCACATACA TGCCATCATAA
- the LOC101752952 gene encoding uncharacterized protein LOC101752952, translating to MGSVRSGPFRRRSLPLPAAPPLPLWPLSLSLPLSLTFPLLFPYPTTTPPHCSTTPLATTGAGGFCPPPRRGRGRTSAAARHALPCPAPGPGTGRSDCPRGKGIGERAQMGGLPKEEEEEDASEPEGAPEVDVSAEGTLVWLRRPNGSWWPSIVISPEDVPSACTAPPRCGATPIMLLGRRRDGPTFIDWCNLDRCSRVKPFRCGELDFEQRITNAQAVAATGSCNYNKGRYARKEDAILQALNIERERALEPASKTYLHGGTCSLNPKIEMPNGQVKDAAAKGPSTTIHSLPLPLPLPPPPPKRKRKTPYDSEDDAPKGSRRMRDLRDIGSKTVPPMDSPHAGTISVPKYDDLPNVGQVKTSVQSHASTKRKHAAAHQDQPYGVPRKKDRSRPLSELCNGDMWNGSRPNGHKADEHFLGAATCSSSSSGTSTLDSSLETTSCHRRAAFKTDQAKGTEISCMSRLFTDDFHHRDDFVETPLAGRSILEPDHLQKYQPCGLAKHPTWKHNKQANGCSKVVKCDRKNIKMRSISSVDQEGYNRTKDSDKHEHHKARTVKHKAPRDEVVLLEKRLDKRSLNKPSGDDTKMHIAMIPTDSDCVGAVEQQCSKRKRDPEESSETISNRSNCDSGSISSLVFELPLQVLPPQKKALDPERCRAVKPIKTLHLNSTLCNVELSVLGSSNNGRRVPLVSLMSKWNGKPVVGYPVSVEVCDDVFGCPLSSGGEQQAVTSSMDGIMLKRDETKGLQCLVPPSPQACRAKPKSRSRKPSEKDVDKLWQPHTKKPASSSRKMRRLSSFASGQRDGEDRKSAVGKVSGATIACIPLRVVFSRINEALSFPVK from the exons ATGGGTTCCGTCCGGTCCGGTCCATttcgccgccgctccctgccCTTGCCGGCTGCGCCCCCTCTTCCTCTctggcctctctctctctctctccctctctccctcaccTTCCCTCTTCTCTTCCCCTACCCGACTACCACTCCACCCCACTGCTCCACCACGCCTCTTGCCACCACCGGGGCCGGTGGCTTCTgccctccgccccgccgcggccgcggccgcactTCCGCCGCGGCTCGGCACGCCCTCCCCTGCCCTGCTCCCGGCCCCGGCACGGGGAGATCAGATTGCCCAAGGGGAAAGGGGATTGGAGAACGAGCGCAGATGGGGGGCTtgcccaaggaggaggaggaggaagatgcgTCCGAGCCGGAGGGGGCTCCGGAGGTCGATGTCTCAGCGGAGGGGACCCTAGTCTGGCTGCGCCGCCCCAACGGCTCCTGGTGGCCCAGCATCGTCATCTCGCCGGAAGACGTTCCCAGCGCCTGCACCGCTCCGCCACGCTGCGGCGCCACCCCTATCATGCTCCTcggacgccgccgcgacggcccAACCTTCAT TGACTGGTGTAACCTTGACCGGTGCTCGCGCGTCAAGCCCTTCCGCTGCGGGGAGCTCGACTTCGAACAGCGCATCACCAACGCCCAGGCCGTCGCCGCAACAGGCAGCTGCAACTACAACAAGGGCAGGTACGCCCGCAAGGAGGACGCCATTCTCCAGGCCCTTAACATTGAGAGGGAGCGTGCACTGGAGCCGGCAAGCAAGACCTACCTTCATGGGGGCACCTGCTCGCTCAACCCCAAAATTGAAATGCCCAACGGACAAGTAAAAGATGCTGCAGCAAAGGGTCCTTCTACCACCATCCATTCACTGCCACtaccgctgccgctgccaccacctccGCCCAAGAGGAAGCGCAAGACGCCCTATGACTCTGAGGATGATGCGCCCAAAGGGTCCCGCCGTATGAGAGACCTCAGGGATATCGGATCCAAGACTGTTCCCCCAATGGACTCCCCCCATGCTGGTACAATCTCTGTTCCCAAGTATGATGATCTGCCTAATGTTGGCCAGGTGAAAACAAGTGTGCAGTCTCATGCCTCCACAAAGAGGAAGCATGCAGCTGCGCACCAGGACCAACCCTATGGAGTCCCAAGGAAGAAGGATAGGTCCCGTCCACTATCAGAGCTCTGCAACGGAGACATGTGGAATGGTTCCAGACCAAATGGCCACAAGGCTGATGAACATTTCTTGGGTGCAGCTACTTGTTCAAGCAGCTCATCAGGCACTTCAACCTTGGATTCTTCATTGGAGACGACCAGCTGCCATCGCCGCGCCGCATTCAAAACagatcaagcaaagggcaccgAGATATCCTGCATGAGCAGGctattcactgatgattttcATCATAGGGATGATTTTGTCGAAACTCCACTTGCTGGAAGAAGCATCTTGGAACCAG ATCATTTGCAGAAATATCAACCTTGTGGTTTGGCAAAGCACCCTACCTGGAAACATAATAAGCAAGCTAATGGCTGCAGCAAAGTTGTGAAATGTGACCGCAAAAATATTAAGATGAGAAGCATAAGCTCTGTTGATCAGGAGGGCTACAACAGGACAAAAGACTCTGATAAGCACGAGCATCACAAAGCAAGGACAGTAAAGCACAAAGCACCAAGAGATGAGGTTGTCCTTTTGGAGAAAAGGCTGGACAAGCGTTCTTTGAACAAGCCCTCTGGAGATGATACTAAAATGCATATCGCCATGATTCCTACTGATTCGGATTGCGTTGGTGCAGTTGAGCAGCAATGTTCTAAAAGAAAGCGTGATCCTGAAGAGTCATCAGAAACCATAAGCAACCGTTCAAATTGTGATAGTGGTTCAATATCATCTCTGGTGTTTGAGCTGCCTCTACAAGTATTGCCGCCCCAAAAGAAAGCACTGGATCCTGAAAGATGCCGTGCAGTGAAGCCAATCAAGACACTGCATTTGAATTCCACCCTTTGTAATGTGGAGTTGAGTGTCCTGGGGAGCAGCAACAATGGGCGCCGTGTGCCCCTTGTTTCTCTAATGAGTAAGTGGAATGGTAAGCCCGTTGTGGGGTATCCAGTCTCCGTCGaggtctgtgatgatgtgtTTGGCTGTCCTTTATCAAGTGGAGGTGAGCAGCAGGCAGTTACAAGCAGCATGGATGGAATAATGCTGAAGAGGGACGAAACAAAGGGCCTGCAATGCCTTGTGCCACCATCACCACAGGCATGCCGGGCGAAACCCAAGAGCCGCAGCAGAAAGCCCTCGGAGAAAGATGTGGACAAGTTGTGGCAGCCGCACACGAAAAAGCCAGCGTCCTCGTCAAGAAAGATGCGGAGGCTTTCCTCGTTTGCTTCGGGTCAGAGAGATGGTGAGGACAGGAAGTCAGCTGTCGGGAAAGTTTCTGGAGCAACCATCGCGTGCATCCCGCTCCGAGTTGTTTTCAGTAGGATCAATGAAGCCCTAAGCTTCCCAGTTAAATGA
- the LOC101754691 gene encoding vacuolar-processing enzyme: MATATTRLRCLLLLFLVQLLLLLSAAAGARWQDFLRLPSEGGDAAAGTRWAVLIAGSNGYYNYRHQADVCHAYQIMKKGGLKDENIIVFMYDDIASSPDNPRPGVIINHPSGGDVYAGVPKDYTGEDVTVNNFLAVLLGNRSAVSGGSGKVVASGPGDHVFVYYSDHGGPGVLGMPSGDYLYAKDLVGALERKHDAGGYRSLVFYLEACESGSIFEGLLPEGINVYATTAANAEESSWGTYCPGDDQGPPPEFDTCLGDLYSVAWMEDSDVHNLRTESLKQQYEVVKDRTSAHGTYSLGSHVMQYGDQSLNGQSLYQFIGTDPANDNATFGRDNSLRRRSSGTVNQRDADLVYFWQKYKKSAEGTPEKAEARKRLLQVMSRRSRVDSSMELIGSLLFGSDEGPKVLGAVRPAGQPLADDWDCLKAMVHAYEAQCGPLKQYGMKHMRSFANICNAGVGEDAMAKVASQACAAAR; encoded by the exons atggcgacggcgacgactcgcctccgctgcctcctcctcctcttcctcgtgcagctcctcctgctgctctcCGCGGCAGCCGGCGCCCGGTGGCAGGACTTCCTCCGGCTGCCGTCGGAGGgcggcgatgccgccgccgggacCAGGTGGGCGGTCCTCATCGCCGGCTCCAACGGATACTACAACTACCGCCATCAG GCGGACGTGTGCCACGCGTACCAGATCATGAAGAAGGGCGGGCTCAAGGACGAGAACATCATCGTCTTCATGTACGACGACATCGCCAGCAGCCCCGACAACCCCCGGCCGGGCGTCATCATCAACCACCCGTCCGGTGGCGACGTGTACGCCGGGGTGCCCAAGGACTACACGGGCGAGGACGTCACCGTCAACAACTTCCTCGCGGTCCTTCTCGGGAACAGGTCCGCcgtctccggcggcagcggcaaggtCGTCGCCAGCGGGCCCGGCGACCACGTCTTCGTCTACTACAGCGACCACGGCGGGCCGGGCGTCCTCGGCATGCCCTCCGGCGACTACCTGTACGCCAAGGACCTGGTGGGGGCCCTCGAGCGGAAGCACGACGCCGGCGGGTACAGGAGCCTGGTGTTCTACCTGGAGGCGTGCGAGTCCGGGAGCATCTTCGAGGGCCTCCTGCCGGAGGGCATCAACGTGTACGCCACCACGGCGGCCAACGCCGAGGAGAGCAGCTGGGGCACCTACTGCCCCGGCGACGACCAGGGCCCGCCCCCCGAGTTCGACACCTGCCTCGGTGACCTCTACAGCGTCGCCTGGATGGAGGACAGCGACGTGCACAACCTGCGCACCGAGTCGCTGAAGCAGCAGTACGAGGTGGTGAAGGACAGGACGTCGGCGCACGGCACCTACAGCCTGGGCTCCCATGTCATGCAGTACGGCGACCAGAGCCTCAACGGCCAGAGCCTTTACCAGTTCATCGGCACCGACCCGGCCAACGACAACGCCACGTTCGGCCGGGACAACTCGCTGCGCCGCCGGTCCTCCGGCACCGTCAACCAGCGCGACGCCGACCTCGTCTACTTCTGGCAGAAGTACAAGAAGTCGGCGGAGGGGACGCCGGAGAAGGCGGAGGCCCGGAAGCGGCTGCTGCAGGTGATGTCCCGGCGGTCCCGCGTGGACAGCAGCATGGAGCTGATCGGCAGCCTCCTCTTCGGCTCCGACGAAGGCCCCAAGGTCCTCGGCGCCGTCCGGCCGGCGGGGCAGCCGCTGGCCGACGACTGGGACTGCCTCAAGGCCATGGTGCACGCGTACGAGGCGCAGTGCGGCCCGCTCAAGCAGTACGGGATGAAGCACATGCGCTCCTTCGCCAACATCTGCAacgccggcgtcggcgaggacGCCATGGCCAAGGTAGCGTCCcaggcctgcgccgccgcccgttgA